In the genome of Rhodoferax fermentans, one region contains:
- a CDS encoding ABC transporter permease, which translates to MTPSWLVRLARPRGVWLALLPAAALLLLLLAPVARLAWEGFAGPLSSTDGLSLWQPWQDDYLRWRVIWSLAQAVITCVLALGLGLPLAWVLARFEFAGRALVLRLLMLPFVVPSLVAALGVLALWGPRGVLSGALGIHLQDGPWLLLYGNLFFNLCLVVRAGVDALAKVNARQVAAARSLGATPWRAFWRVEWPAIAPWLLSSLCLVFLYCFAGFGLALVLGGQRYATVEVEIYTLVAYELQLGQASVLALWTLGLTGGVALAYAALEKRLAAPLRLLPIPRVRPQGAPQWLALVLALALLFGICALPILAIFIKAISALWTGATGLFDAETLAALWNTLRFSALALLMATLLGVLHALAAQASVAWRAAAFLPFVVSPVTVAFGLLLLYPSWTASLPLLLAAYAVLAYPFVAKSLSAGLDSLPVHLGQAARTLGASPWRCFWRVTLPLLRPSLRRGMAFAAATALGEFAVTLFLSRPEWATLTTLIYQRLGRPGQANLDAAMVQACVLMTLALLVFLLIEWPVSERGAPRLPRRVSGQTSHPSITQHA; encoded by the coding sequence ATGACGCCCAGCTGGCTGGTTCGCCTGGCCCGACCGCGTGGTGTATGGCTGGCGCTGCTGCCCGCCGCCGCCTTGTTGTTGCTGTTGCTGGCCCCGGTGGCCCGCCTGGCGTGGGAGGGGTTTGCCGGGCCACTGAGCAGCACCGACGGGCTATCGCTGTGGCAGCCCTGGCAGGACGATTACCTGCGTTGGCGCGTGATCTGGTCGCTGGCGCAGGCTGTCATCACCTGTGTGCTGGCCTTGGGGTTGGGGCTGCCGCTGGCCTGGGTGCTGGCGCGCTTTGAGTTTGCTGGTCGCGCTTTGGTGTTGCGCCTGCTGATGTTGCCCTTTGTGGTGCCTTCGCTGGTGGCGGCCTTGGGCGTGCTGGCGCTGTGGGGGCCGCGAGGGGTGCTCAGTGGTGCGCTGGGTATCCACTTGCAGGACGGCCCCTGGCTGCTGCTCTACGGCAACCTGTTTTTTAACCTGTGCCTGGTGGTGCGCGCCGGGGTGGATGCGCTGGCGAAGGTCAATGCCCGCCAGGTGGCTGCCGCGCGTTCACTCGGGGCCACACCCTGGCGTGCCTTCTGGCGGGTCGAGTGGCCAGCCATTGCGCCCTGGCTGCTGTCCAGCTTGTGCCTGGTGTTTTTGTACTGTTTTGCCGGATTTGGCCTGGCTCTGGTGCTGGGCGGACAGCGGTATGCCACGGTCGAGGTCGAGATTTACACCCTGGTGGCGTATGAGTTACAACTCGGCCAGGCCAGCGTGTTGGCGCTGTGGACGCTGGGGCTGACCGGTGGGGTGGCGCTGGCCTACGCCGCGTTGGAGAAACGCCTGGCGGCCCCACTGCGTTTGTTGCCCATACCGCGTGTGCGGCCGCAGGGTGCGCCCCAGTGGCTGGCGCTGGTACTGGCCCTGGCTCTGTTGTTTGGGATCTGCGCCTTGCCCATCCTTGCTATATTTATCAAAGCTATCAGCGCTTTATGGACGGGGGCTACAGGCCTGTTTGATGCAGAAACCCTGGCCGCTCTCTGGAACACCTTGCGGTTCTCGGCCTTGGCGCTGCTGATGGCCACACTCTTGGGTGTGTTGCATGCGTTGGCGGCGCAAGCCTCGGTGGCCTGGCGGGCGGCGGCGTTTTTGCCTTTTGTGGTGTCGCCGGTGACGGTGGCGTTTGGTTTGTTGTTGTTGTACCCGTCGTGGACCGCAAGCTTGCCGCTTCTGCTGGCGGCGTATGCGGTGCTGGCGTATCCGTTTGTCGCCAAGTCACTCTCAGCCGGGTTGGACAGTTTGCCGGTGCATCTGGGCCAGGCGGCACGCACCTTGGGCGCCAGTCCGTGGCGTTGTTTCTGGCGGGTGACATTGCCGCTGCTGCGGCCGTCGCTGCGCCGTGGCATGGCGTTTGCCGCAGCCACCGCCTTGGGTGAGTTTGCGGTCACGCTGTTTTTGTCGCGCCCCGAATGGGCCACCCTCACCACCCTGATCTACCAGCGCCTGGGTCGCCCGGGCCAGGCCAACCTGGACGCAGCCATGGTGCAGGCCTGTGTGCTGATGACGCTGGCGCTGCTGGTGTTTTTGCTGATCGAATGGCCGGTGTCCGAGCGCGGTGCCCCCCGTCTGCCGCGCCGTGTGTCAGGCCAGACCTCCCACCCATCCATCACCCAACATGCTTGA
- a CDS encoding thiamine ABC transporter substrate-binding protein, which produces MNRRLFVLATITLAVSGLSAPSHAADELRVMVHSSFSLPKPLLAQFEAQNGIKLVLIKGGDAGEMLNKLILTRAQPVADVVYGIDNTLQAKALAAGVLEPSLPQAAGTVDAQLGDALAAVDHGFVNLNYDRAAVAKSGTPLPKTLQDLTLPAYKGWLVVPNPATSSPGYAFLLATIAGLGEEKAFAWWAQMRSNGLKVVKGWSEAYYTEFSRNKGSYPLVVSYATSPAAEVFYAKDQPAESPTASLNLAGGVFRQVEGVGLIKGTAQKAAALKWVDFLRSAPVQEALQTSMWMYPAVAKTPLAPVMRHGAAPAAFESLPPQVIADKGASWVARWTQVVLK; this is translated from the coding sequence ATGAACCGTCGTTTGTTTGTCCTGGCCACCATCACGCTGGCTGTTTCCGGCTTGTCCGCCCCAAGCCACGCAGCTGATGAATTGCGGGTGATGGTGCACAGCTCGTTCTCCCTGCCCAAGCCGCTGCTGGCGCAATTTGAAGCCCAAAATGGCATCAAGCTGGTCCTCATCAAAGGGGGTGATGCCGGCGAAATGCTCAACAAACTGATTCTGACCCGCGCCCAGCCGGTGGCCGATGTGGTCTACGGCATTGACAACACCTTGCAAGCCAAGGCGCTGGCCGCTGGTGTGCTGGAACCCAGCTTGCCCCAGGCCGCAGGCACGGTGGATGCCCAACTCGGCGATGCCTTGGCCGCCGTGGACCATGGTTTTGTGAACCTCAACTATGACCGCGCCGCGGTCGCCAAAAGTGGCACGCCCTTGCCCAAAACCCTGCAAGACCTGACTCTGCCCGCCTACAAGGGCTGGCTGGTGGTGCCCAACCCGGCCACCTCCAGCCCTGGCTACGCTTTCCTTCTGGCCACGATTGCCGGGCTGGGGGAAGAAAAGGCCTTTGCCTGGTGGGCGCAGATGCGAAGCAACGGCCTCAAGGTGGTCAAAGGCTGGAGCGAAGCCTATTACACCGAGTTCAGCCGCAACAAGGGCAGCTACCCGTTGGTGGTGAGTTATGCCACCAGCCCGGCTGCCGAGGTGTTCTATGCCAAGGACCAGCCCGCCGAGTCACCCACGGCCAGTCTGAACCTGGCTGGTGGGGTGTTCCGCCAGGTCGAAGGGGTGGGACTGATCAAAGGCACGGCGCAGAAAGCGGCGGCGCTCAAGTGGGTTGACTTTTTGCGCTCTGCCCCGGTGCAAGAGGCTTTGCAGACCAGCATGTGGATGTACCCCGCGGTGGCCAAGACGCCGCTGGCGCCGGTGATGCGCCACGGCGCCGCACCTGCCGCGTTTGAGAGCCTGCCGCCTCAGGTGATTGCTGACAAAGGTGCCTCATGGGTGGCGCGCTGGACGCAGGTGGTGCTGAAGTAG
- the pta gene encoding phosphate acetyltransferase, whose product MRTFFLSATEPNVGLTSVSLGLLRALQRRGLKVAFFKPVTKHSPESEPSVLFARSICQAVSTPDPLPLQLVTQQVTSGKTAEVLEDIVSLAMASAKDADVLVVEGIHTDPTRAFIPQLSSDISRSLQADVILVASGADAEGIAHTQYMIARIRNSGRHVEGVIFNRVGIDFDEAAVASQLSGVPIFGVVRENPELSAPRTLDVARYLGAEVMIEGDIATRRVRDTVLCARSVSEVIPRLKPGVLVISAGDRDDVMLATALAASNGIELAGLVLTHNSFISPRIQRFGAMAFNSGLPVLRTDGDSFGTAARVSRLPLAVPQDDHTRMNLVIDSVVEQLDATAICAGLDNAASTHMSPPAFRYQLMQKARAANKRIVLPEGDEPRTIRAAVICTEKGLARCVLLGKRQVIESVASAIGVELPAGLEILDPTEIAGRFVEPMVALRKSKGLTAPQALASLEDTVVLGTMMLAVDEVDGLVSGAVHTTANTIRPALQLIKTAPGSNIVSSCFFMLMPDQVLVYADCAVNPDPKAEELAEIAKQSADSARALGIDPKVAMISYSTGSSGSGDDVEKVRAATELAKSRWPELVIDGPMQYDAASVKEVAAQKAPGSAVAGQATVFVFPDLNTGNTTYKAVQRSANVVSVGPMLQGLRKPVNDLSRGALVDDIVFTIALTAIQADSMTKA is encoded by the coding sequence ATGCGTACGTTTTTTCTGTCGGCCACGGAACCCAATGTGGGCTTGACCTCGGTGTCCCTGGGCCTGTTGCGCGCTTTGCAGCGCCGTGGTTTGAAGGTGGCGTTTTTCAAACCGGTCACCAAACACAGCCCGGAATCGGAACCGTCGGTGTTGTTTGCCCGCAGCATCTGTCAGGCCGTCTCCACGCCTGACCCGCTGCCGCTGCAACTGGTGACCCAGCAGGTGACCAGCGGCAAAACCGCCGAAGTGCTGGAAGACATCGTGAGCCTGGCCATGGCCAGTGCCAAAGATGCGGACGTGCTGGTGGTGGAAGGCATCCACACCGACCCGACGCGCGCCTTCATCCCTCAGCTCTCCAGCGATATTTCGCGCAGCCTGCAGGCCGATGTGATTCTGGTGGCCAGTGGTGCCGATGCCGAGGGCATTGCCCACACCCAGTACATGATTGCGCGTATCCGTAACTCGGGTCGCCATGTGGAAGGTGTCATCTTCAACCGCGTGGGCATCGACTTTGACGAAGCCGCCGTGGCCAGCCAGCTCAGTGGTGTGCCGATTTTTGGTGTGGTGCGTGAAAACCCCGAGCTCTCCGCACCGCGTACCCTGGATGTGGCGCGTTACCTGGGCGCCGAGGTGATGATCGAGGGCGATATCGCCACCCGCCGTGTGCGTGACACCGTGTTGTGCGCCCGTTCGGTGTCCGAGGTGATTCCGCGCCTCAAACCCGGTGTGCTGGTGATCAGCGCCGGTGACCGTGACGATGTGATGCTGGCCACCGCGCTGGCCGCCAGCAACGGCATCGAACTGGCGGGTCTGGTGTTGACCCACAACAGTTTCATCAGCCCCCGCATCCAGCGTTTTGGTGCCATGGCTTTCAACAGTGGCTTGCCGGTGTTGCGCACCGATGGTGACAGCTTTGGTACCGCCGCCCGTGTCAGCCGCCTGCCGCTGGCCGTGCCGCAGGACGACCACACCCGCATGAACCTGGTGATCGACAGTGTGGTGGAGCAGCTCGATGCCACCGCCATCTGCGCCGGTCTGGACAATGCGGCGTCGACCCACATGTCGCCACCAGCGTTCCGCTACCAGCTCATGCAAAAGGCGCGCGCCGCCAACAAACGCATTGTCTTGCCCGAGGGGGATGAACCCCGCACCATCCGTGCCGCCGTGATCTGTACCGAAAAAGGCCTGGCACGTTGTGTTTTGCTGGGCAAACGTCAGGTCATCGAGTCGGTGGCCAGCGCCATCGGTGTGGAGTTGCCTGCTGGCCTGGAGATTCTGGACCCGACCGAGATCGCCGGGCGTTTTGTCGAGCCGATGGTGGCCTTGCGCAAGAGCAAGGGCCTGACCGCCCCGCAAGCGCTGGCCTCTCTGGAAGACACCGTGGTGCTGGGCACCATGATGCTGGCGGTTGACGAGGTCGATGGCCTGGTCAGTGGCGCGGTGCACACCACCGCCAACACCATCCGTCCGGCCTTGCAGCTGATCAAGACGGCACCGGGCTCGAACATTGTGTCCTCGTGTTTCTTCATGCTGATGCCCGACCAGGTGCTGGTGTATGCCGATTGCGCGGTCAACCCCGACCCTAAGGCCGAAGAGCTGGCCGAAATCGCCAAACAAAGTGCCGACAGCGCCCGCGCCCTGGGCATCGACCCCAAGGTCGCCATGATCAGCTACAGCACCGGTTCCTCAGGCTCGGGCGACGATGTGGAAAAAGTGCGAGCCGCCACCGAGTTGGCCAAATCGCGCTGGCCTGAGCTGGTGATCGACGGCCCGATGCAGTACGACGCCGCCAGTGTCAAGGAAGTGGCTGCCCAAAAGGCGCCCGGCAGCGCGGTGGCTGGCCAGGCCACGGTGTTTGTGTTCCCCGACCTCAACACCGGCAACACCACCTACAAGGCGGTGCAACGCTCGGCCAATGTGGTGTCGGTGGGCCCGATGCTGCAGGGTCTGCGCAAGCCCGTCAACGACCTGTCGCGTGGTGCGCTGGTGGACGACATCGTTTTCACCATCGCGCTGACCGCCATCCAGGCCGACTCGATGACCAAGGCCTGA
- a CDS encoding AAA family ATPase — protein MTGVADQAPRLICLIGAECTGKSTLAQQLAAQTGGQVVPELLRDWCVRHGRTPRRDEQAALMQAQIDAENQALALINQGQGAMLFCECGPLLTAVYSQFYFADNSLLAAAHLHHQSYAMTLWLQPDLPWVADGLQRDGLAVQAAVQHLLGQQLAMHTSVVRVSGVGAARLQAAMFALAHET, from the coding sequence GTGACTGGTGTGGCCGATCAGGCGCCCCGACTGATTTGCCTCATCGGTGCCGAATGCACCGGCAAAAGCACGCTGGCCCAGCAGTTGGCGGCGCAGACCGGTGGCCAGGTGGTGCCTGAACTCTTGCGTGACTGGTGTGTCCGCCATGGACGCACACCCCGGCGCGATGAACAAGCGGCCCTGATGCAGGCGCAGATTGATGCAGAAAATCAGGCTCTAGCCCTTATAAATCAAGGGCAGGGCGCTATGCTTTTCTGTGAATGCGGCCCCTTGCTGACGGCGGTCTACAGCCAGTTTTATTTTGCGGATAACAGCCTGCTGGCCGCCGCCCACTTGCACCACCAGTCTTACGCGATGACACTCTGGCTGCAGCCGGATCTGCCCTGGGTGGCCGATGGTTTGCAGCGGGACGGCTTGGCGGTGCAGGCTGCGGTGCAGCATCTGCTGGGACAGCAGTTGGCTATGCACACATCGGTGGTACGGGTCAGCGGGGTGGGGGCGGCTCGGTTGCAGGCTGCAATGTTTGCGTTAGCTCATGAAACCTGA
- the serS gene encoding serine--tRNA ligase: MLDINLLRKDLPSAVARLETRKTPQTFLNVEAFTALETERKTIQMRTEALQAQRNAASKQIGMLKGKGLHDEAAAAMAQVGGIKDELDASATRLDQIQAELQTLLLAVPNLPHESVPLGADEHGNVVVRSWGTPRTFDFEIKDHVDVGTPLGLDFEMGVKLTGSRFTVMKGQVSRLHRVLAQFMLDVQTQEHGYTECYTPYIVNGETLRGTGQLPKFEGDLFAAKKGGQEGEAQPDNTALYLIPTAEVPLTNFVRDVVLAEAELPMLLTGHTPCFRSEAGSAGRDTRGLIRQHQFDKVEMVQIVHPEKSYEALEVMTTHAEAILQKLGLPYRVMSLCTGDMGFGAAKTYDLEVWLPAQNTYREISSVSNCEAFQARRLQARFKNAQGKNELVHTLNGSGLAVGRTLVAVLENYQNADGSVTVPEVLRPYLGGLDTLRPA; the protein is encoded by the coding sequence ATGTTAGACATCAACCTGCTCCGCAAAGACCTGCCCAGTGCCGTGGCACGCCTGGAAACCCGCAAAACCCCGCAAACCTTCCTGAATGTGGAAGCCTTCACCGCGTTGGAAACCGAGCGCAAAACCATCCAGATGCGCACCGAAGCTCTGCAAGCCCAGCGCAACGCAGCCAGCAAACAGATCGGTATGCTCAAAGGCAAAGGCTTGCATGACGAGGCCGCTGCGGCCATGGCCCAGGTGGGCGGTATCAAGGACGAGCTCGACGCCTCGGCCACCCGGCTGGATCAGATCCAGGCCGAGCTGCAAACCCTGCTGCTGGCGGTGCCCAACCTGCCACACGAGAGTGTGCCGCTGGGTGCCGACGAACACGGCAATGTGGTGGTGCGCAGCTGGGGCACGCCCCGGACGTTTGACTTCGAGATCAAGGACCACGTGGATGTGGGCACACCGCTGGGCCTGGACTTCGAGATGGGCGTCAAGCTCACTGGTTCGCGCTTTACCGTGATGAAGGGCCAGGTCTCGCGCCTGCACCGGGTGCTGGCCCAGTTCATGCTGGACGTGCAAACCCAGGAACACGGCTACACCGAGTGCTACACGCCCTACATCGTCAACGGCGAAACCCTGCGTGGCACCGGCCAGTTGCCCAAGTTTGAAGGCGACCTGTTCGCTGCCAAAAAAGGTGGACAAGAAGGTGAAGCCCAGCCCGACAACACCGCGCTGTACCTGATCCCCACCGCCGAAGTGCCATTGACCAACTTTGTGCGTGATGTGGTGCTGGCTGAAGCGGAACTGCCGATGCTGCTCACCGGCCACACCCCGTGTTTCCGATCGGAAGCCGGCAGCGCCGGGCGCGACACGCGTGGCCTGATCCGCCAGCACCAGTTTGACAAGGTCGAGATGGTGCAGATCGTGCACCCCGAGAAAAGTTACGAAGCGCTCGAAGTGATGACCACCCACGCCGAAGCCATCCTGCAAAAACTGGGCCTGCCTTACCGCGTGATGAGCCTGTGCACCGGCGACATGGGTTTTGGCGCCGCCAAGACCTATGACCTGGAGGTCTGGCTGCCCGCACAAAACACCTACCGTGAAATCAGCTCGGTCAGCAACTGCGAGGCCTTCCAGGCGCGCCGCCTGCAGGCCCGCTTCAAAAACGCACAAGGCAAAAACGAGCTGGTCCACACCTTGAACGGCTCCGGCCTGGCGGTGGGCCGCACCCTGGTAGCGGTGCTCGAGAACTACCAAAACGCGGACGGCTCGGTCACCGTGCCTGAGGTGCTGCGGCCTTATTTGGGCGGCCTGGACACCCTGCGCCCGGCCTGA
- the ispH gene encoding 4-hydroxy-3-methylbut-2-enyl diphosphate reductase — protein MPTAAVQNILLAEPRGFCAGVDRAIEIVEKALTKFGAPIYVRHEIVHNTYVVDDLKAKGAIFIEELDDVPPGATLVFSAHGVSRAVQQEAERRGFQIFDATCPLVTKVHVEVAKLAKEGYEFIMIGHKGHPEVEGTMGQLDGGIHLVEEVEDVARVSPRQTERLAVVTQTTLSVDDAAHIAQAIKARFPMVREPKHQDICYATQNRQDAVKLMSSQVDIVIVVGSPTSSNSNRLAEVARKLGTPGYMVDRAEDLQPHWFEGCSRVGLTAGASAPEILVRQVVERIKALGAVSVQTMPGQPETVKFPLPKGLRLDLDDEAAAPVARS, from the coding sequence ATGCCTACCGCCGCTGTTCAAAACATCCTGCTGGCCGAGCCGCGTGGTTTTTGCGCCGGGGTGGACCGGGCCATCGAGATCGTCGAAAAAGCCCTGACCAAGTTTGGCGCGCCGATTTACGTGCGCCATGAGATCGTGCACAACACCTATGTGGTGGACGACCTCAAAGCCAAGGGTGCTATCTTTATTGAAGAGCTCGATGACGTCCCACCGGGGGCGACGCTGGTTTTTTCTGCCCACGGTGTGAGCCGTGCGGTGCAGCAGGAGGCTGAACGCCGGGGTTTCCAGATTTTTGACGCCACCTGCCCGCTGGTGACCAAGGTGCATGTGGAGGTGGCCAAGCTGGCCAAAGAAGGTTACGAGTTCATCATGATCGGCCACAAGGGCCACCCCGAGGTGGAAGGCACCATGGGCCAGCTCGACGGCGGCATCCACCTGGTCGAAGAGGTCGAGGATGTGGCCCGTGTCAGCCCGCGCCAGACCGAACGGCTGGCGGTGGTGACCCAGACCACACTCAGTGTGGACGACGCCGCCCACATCGCCCAGGCCATCAAGGCCCGCTTCCCGATGGTGCGCGAACCCAAACACCAGGACATCTGTTACGCCACGCAGAACCGGCAGGACGCGGTCAAGCTCATGAGTTCGCAGGTCGACATCGTGATTGTGGTGGGCAGCCCGACCAGCTCCAACAGCAACCGGCTCGCCGAGGTGGCGCGCAAGCTCGGCACACCGGGTTACATGGTCGACCGCGCTGAAGACCTGCAGCCGCACTGGTTTGAAGGCTGCAGCCGCGTCGGTTTGACCGCCGGTGCCTCGGCGCCTGAGATCCTGGTGCGCCAGGTGGTGGAGCGCATCAAGGCGCTCGGTGCGGTGTCGGTGCAAACCATGCCGGGTCAGCCCGAGACGGTGAAGTTCCCGCTGCCCAAAGGGCTGCGGCTGGACCTGGATGACGAGGCCGCTGCGCCTGTTGCCCGATCTTGA
- a CDS encoding FKBP-type peptidyl-prolyl cis-trans isomerase — MTSTVASVSPGSFLTLHYRLSGSAGVVVSTFEGSPATLTLGTGQLSPALEAALLGLPEGTHTTIELPAGVAFGERSADMVQWMARQELVELGVQDEQYAVGEVLKFPTPDAQGEFAGVILGFRSDAKGDAVQLDFNHPLAGQPVFFEVQLIGVL, encoded by the coding sequence ATGACAAGCACCGTCGCCAGCGTTTCTCCCGGCTCTTTTTTGACCCTGCATTACCGCTTGAGCGGCTCGGCCGGGGTGGTGGTCAGCACCTTTGAGGGTTCACCCGCGACCCTGACGCTGGGCACAGGTCAGCTGTCCCCCGCGCTGGAGGCGGCTCTGCTGGGGCTGCCCGAGGGCACCCACACCACCATCGAGTTGCCCGCAGGGGTCGCCTTTGGTGAGCGCAGCGCCGACATGGTGCAGTGGATGGCGCGCCAGGAGCTGGTGGAGCTGGGTGTACAGGACGAGCAATACGCGGTGGGTGAGGTGCTCAAGTTCCCTACCCCCGACGCGCAGGGCGAGTTTGCCGGAGTGATTCTGGGCTTTCGCAGCGATGCCAAGGGCGACGCGGTGCAGCTCGACTTCAACCACCCGCTGGCGGGTCAGCCGGTGTTTTTTGAAGTGCAACTGATCGGGGTGTTGTGA
- the radC gene encoding RadC family protein has protein sequence MPLKDLPPDARPREKLLARGPGALSDVELLALLLRTGIVGKGVLQLAQELLQLKPRADGCAGFDGIAGLLNASADDLKRVKGLGPAKRAELVAVLELARRAMAQKLQERTVFDNPDAVKHYLQLQLSARQHEVFAVLFLDVQNRLIALEEMFTGTLTQTSVYPREVVLRALHHQASAVVLAHNHPSGTVLPSRADEMLTQTLKTTLALIDVRVLDHVIVAPGEALSMAERGLL, from the coding sequence ATGCCGCTCAAAGACCTGCCCCCCGATGCCCGTCCGCGCGAAAAGCTGCTGGCGCGCGGCCCCGGCGCGCTCAGCGATGTCGAGCTGCTGGCGCTGCTGCTGCGCACCGGCATCGTTGGCAAAGGGGTGCTGCAGCTGGCGCAGGAGCTGCTGCAGCTCAAGCCCCGCGCCGATGGTTGCGCCGGGTTTGACGGCATTGCTGGCCTGCTCAACGCCAGCGCCGACGACCTCAAACGGGTCAAAGGCCTGGGGCCGGCTAAACGTGCCGAGCTGGTGGCCGTGCTGGAGTTGGCCCGCCGCGCCATGGCACAAAAGCTGCAAGAACGCACCGTGTTCGACAACCCCGATGCGGTCAAACACTACCTGCAATTGCAGCTGTCGGCACGCCAACACGAGGTGTTTGCGGTGTTGTTCCTGGACGTGCAAAACCGTCTGATCGCGCTCGAAGAAATGTTTACAGGCACCCTGACCCAAACCAGCGTCTACCCACGCGAAGTGGTGTTGCGCGCGTTGCACCACCAGGCCAGTGCCGTGGTGCTGGCGCACAACCACCCCAGTGGCACGGTGTTACCCAGCCGCGCCGACGAGATGCTGACCCAGACCCTCAAAACCACGCTGGCGCTGATCGATGTGCGGGTGCTGGACCACGTCATCGTGGCCCCCGGCGAGGCGCTGTCCATGGCCGAGCGGGGACTGCTGTGA
- a CDS encoding Smr/MutS family protein translates to MSSAPVKVKALTDLKIVKRAIAEQARQRVAQASAQAKAAKQAASDRELFIRAAGAVQPLPDKRHVLHKKELIVPLAMQYQKDEQAVLKEAISDEFDVSTLLDTDEHLSFRRPGIGVDVTRKLRRGDWSIQRQLDLHGLRRDDAREALGQFIRDAHKHGIRCVRVVHGKGLGSPGKVPVLKSRVHSWLVQKNEVLAFVQAKPADGGAGALVVLLMATRG, encoded by the coding sequence TTGTCAAGCGCGCCGGTCAAGGTCAAGGCCCTGACCGATTTGAAAATTGTCAAACGCGCGATTGCCGAACAGGCCCGCCAGCGCGTCGCCCAAGCCAGTGCACAGGCCAAAGCTGCCAAACAGGCGGCGTCCGACCGCGAGCTCTTCATTCGGGCCGCTGGCGCCGTCCAGCCCTTACCAGACAAGCGCCATGTGCTCCATAAAAAGGAGCTGATCGTGCCGCTGGCGATGCAGTACCAGAAGGACGAGCAAGCGGTGCTCAAAGAGGCGATCAGTGATGAGTTTGATGTGAGCACCCTGCTCGACACCGACGAACACCTGAGTTTTCGCCGCCCCGGCATCGGGGTGGATGTGACCCGCAAACTGCGCCGGGGTGACTGGAGCATCCAACGCCAGCTGGACCTGCACGGCCTGCGCCGCGACGACGCCCGCGAGGCCCTGGGCCAGTTCATCCGTGACGCCCACAAACACGGCATCCGCTGTGTGCGGGTGGTGCATGGCAAGGGCCTGGGTTCACCCGGCAAGGTGCCGGTGCTCAAAAGCCGGGTGCACAGCTGGCTGGTGCAAAAAAACGAGGTACTGGCCTTTGTCCAGGCCAAACCAGCCGATGGCGGCGCAGGTGCGCTGGTGGTGCTGCTGATGGCGACCCGAGGCTGA
- a CDS encoding IS5 family transposase, which produces MKQQTLAMAEQQSFETYRKPTRRDEFLKTMEVIVPWAALCEVIEPFYPKAGNGRPPIGLERMLRIHFIQHWFNLADLACEEALYDSVSLRRFVGIDLGRESVPDATTVLNFRKLLNKHKLGQALFAQVGAVLQSKGFKLNTGTIVDATIIGAPSSTKNANKARDPDMHQTRKGQQWYFGMKLHIGVDSQSGLAHHAVVTAANVHDKHPLPSLLHGKEQRVYGDSAYASQKELIRSAAPKAKDFTNQRSRRSGVVDEGIRAKNRNKSKIRSRVEHVFAVVKRLWGFGKVRYRGLQKNATRAFTALALANIYLCRQRLMAQVRP; this is translated from the coding sequence ATGAAACAACAAACTCTGGCCATGGCCGAACAACAAAGCTTTGAGACCTACCGCAAGCCCACGCGGCGCGATGAGTTCTTGAAGACCATGGAAGTCATCGTTCCCTGGGCCGCTCTGTGCGAAGTCATCGAGCCGTTTTACCCCAAGGCCGGTAATGGGCGTCCCCCCATCGGGCTTGAGCGTATGCTGCGCATCCACTTCATCCAGCACTGGTTCAACCTGGCAGACCTGGCCTGTGAAGAAGCTCTGTACGACAGCGTGAGCCTGCGTCGCTTCGTGGGCATTGACCTGGGGCGTGAATCTGTGCCGGACGCCACCACGGTGTTGAACTTTCGCAAACTCCTCAACAAGCACAAACTTGGCCAAGCCCTGTTTGCCCAAGTAGGCGCTGTCTTGCAAAGCAAGGGCTTCAAGCTCAACACCGGCACCATTGTGGACGCCACCATCATTGGTGCACCGAGTTCCACCAAGAATGCGAATAAGGCGCGCGACCCGGACATGCACCAAACCCGCAAGGGCCAACAGTGGTACTTTGGCATGAAGTTGCACATCGGTGTGGACAGCCAAAGTGGTCTGGCCCACCATGCGGTGGTCACAGCAGCCAACGTGCATGACAAACACCCACTGCCCAGTTTGTTGCATGGCAAGGAGCAACGCGTCTATGGCGACAGTGCCTACGCCAGCCAGAAGGAGCTGATCCGCAGTGCAGCACCCAAGGCCAAAGACTTCACCAACCAGCGCAGTCGCCGCTCTGGTGTGGTCGATGAAGGCATTCGCGCCAAGAACCGCAACAAATCCAAGATCCGCTCACGCGTGGAGCATGTATTTGCTGTGGTCAAGCGCCTGTGGGGCTTTGGCAAGGTGCGTTACCGTGGGTTGCAGAAGAACGCCACGCGGGCGTTTACTGCTTTGGCGCTGGCCAACATCTATCTCTGCCGACAAAGGCTGATGGCACAGGTGCGTCCATGA